A stretch of DNA from Cottoperca gobio chromosome 18, fCotGob3.1, whole genome shotgun sequence:
GAAAACACCTCTTTTTAACATCGAGTTGCTACAGCATGCAGATGTGTGAACccctgtctctcgctctcttcaaacacacacactcgtacacagCGAGCTCTTGAATCAGAGCCACTTTATGTTCGCCAgctcctcccttcctctgcctGCACAACACCAGACAAAATGGCGTGTGAGCCTTCACGCTGCCTCGCAAAAAGGAGAAATGCTGCATTCTAGTGGAAGCCGAGAGACATTAACTCAGAATTATTATATCTAAAAGATCAATGACTATAAAAGATTCATATTTAAAGTATAAATCAGAACTTTTATTGCAGAAATTCATGAATAGTGAAAAGCAAAGTGTGTTATTGTTACAGGATTGCCTAACTTTtaggacttttttttaataacaactTCCCTTTAGGTTTGAGTAAAAGAGACTGTTTCTGCTCCTCAAGTCTTCTGGCCTTGTCCTCTCTTGCACTACACGCCTCTACGCCTTTGTCCAGCTCCGAGTCCAGCATCACGATACGTCTCTGTGAGAAACAACGCCGGCGTTACAGACAAAGAGGCATACAAGAAACACACGAAGATCAAAAGGATGTGTATAAATGTTGATACTCACCACTAAAACTTCCCTCTCTTGCTTTCGTCTCAACTGTCCCTTCATCAGAGGAGCTGGTCTCCCATCTGTCCAGATgcacaataaagaaaaacacacaaaggacaTGACAAAGTGTGCAAGTTAACTCAATTACCCTACATAGAAACAAAAACGGGTGAATCACTGTCTACTAATATCTGTGACTCCACAAATAAACAATACCTGCATACGACCAATCAGCCAGATCTGTCAGAGGGCCATATTCTGTGCCGCTTCGGGCAATTCCATGTCTGCAAGCAAACACAAAATTAGAAATCAATGTCAATTTAAGACAAGTTGCCTGTCTGGGGTCATAGTAGGAACAACACAGGTGAAACTACTGTTAACGATGGCTCGTGCACAATTAGCTCAACTAAATGCAACGCAGTCGTTTTAATGTAatcaattacacctgtgctttttcctACTATGACGAGACATTAATATTGCTAATGCAGAATGATgtacaacaacagcaacattagcatAAAAAAGGAGTAAGGGATGGGACACAGCATCAGTGAACTTACTCTAGCCTCCATTTCTCTCCACCCTGTACTCCACATGTTGTGCTGAACTGCCTGCTGGAGAGCCTCAGCACTGGggaacaaatacacaaacaaaacagtcaCCTTTGAATACCCACCGGTAACACTGTGTGGAATAAATGATGCTTTACTAAagagttagcattagcattagcatttataCTTGTTACTACATTTACGGTGGTTCATTAAACAGGCAGCTGTATAACAGGCAGCGAGTGGTACAAGAAGATGTTTACGGATATAAAGTATCAACTTTAAAGTTTTAACAGGtctcacaacaacacatttattgtatAACCTCTGTCTCACCTGAACAGCACAATGTCCTCACGGGGGCCGCCATCTTGTCTGCAGTGTACTGTGTTGGCCACCAGGGGGAGCTAAAGGCGCGCTGTGAGAGCCCGGATGTCTTCATTCATAGAAGGAGATCATTTATTATCCCAAACTTGGCTAAGGCcactcaacatttattttaaatgtacaccTTTAAACATTATGTTGGGGTTTCTAGATGAAAAGTGTCCCcagataataaaaacaagtattCTGTAGGGTAAAAGATACATACAATGAATGCATGCAGAGAAGGAatagacaatatatatatatatatatatcaattgtacattttacttATTGCtatatgcattaaaaaaaataattatgatttatttttggaatTTTCTACacgaaaaagaaaatacaaactctTACATTTATTACTAAATATATGAAATAGAAGAAAACATTGTGTAGAATGAGGTAACTAGAGAGGGTAATAGTACAACCACAAAACAGAACATGAAGATACATCCAATATACAAGATATTTTAGAGACAATAGCAAATTAACTAGACATGTTAGTGGAAAGAAAAGCAGCTATTAGGGATTTCATTAACACATTAAAGGAGCACTCCACTGATTTTACATGTCAAAGTCAGGTGAATCGTCACGATGAGTAGTTTTCACCCAGCAGTATAATATCTCCTGAAACTCTGGGTGAGCTTTGTAAAGCCTGAGATACGGAAAACGTTGCAACCCCGAACACTAATTCCACTTGGTGGTGGTGGCATGAAGTCATGGACCGTGGCGTAGTTCGTTATATAGCCTAATGTTAGCTTTATATTTCTGGCGGTCGAGTTTATGCTTCAAAAAGACATAAAAGTGGTGTCGTGGCGTGCTGTGGGAACCAGTTCGATGCTAACTTTCGAGGTTGGTCATCCTGGCAGCACTCTATAAATctgatgatgtcacagtgatgtcaACAGGGTCATCACAACTGCAGACTGAAGTTTCCTGTGTTACAAAGAGGGAGCCTGACGTTTGAAAGAGCTCGGTGTTTATCAGACAGGGAGGGTCTTATGCAGTGGTTCTTAACCTTTTTCCACTTTTGACCCTTTTAAACAATGTTACTCGTGACTCCTCCTTACAGGTTATGAGTTGTGTACAGTTCAACCTAACAATGTGTCTTTTTCTCAGATTGTCTGACAGTCTGAAGAAGTCACAATATCCAAAATatcataaagaaatgtttcttttaaataagaaaatacttaaatgttgtgtttgcatgtctgCCCTTTGAAGAAAtaattacacacatgcacagtaatGGGTAAAGATTGAGCTAGATGAAGGGGAGGACTTCATGTGTCTATCTGGAAGTATTAGACTGCAGACTTGTGGAGCAGAGATGCAGACAGAGCACAGCCGCTCTCGCAGCtcttcaaagtattgtttttgtatgaaGTGCTCCGCTACTAAGCCCAGAAGAATTTCTCTGTTAGCTTTTCAGGCAAGTTCCCACTCGCAGCCTGTGAGGTAAACGAAAGAGTCTGCAGAGGCTGCTGCAGGGACTCCGGTGAACCGCAGGGGCCATGAAAGGCTCCATATGGAGGGGGCTCCGGGGCAGACAGAAAGCCGAGAAGCCTATTTCAACACGCCAGGGCAAACACAGTTACTTTATCAGTGCTTGTTGTGTTTTGGTGTGTCCGTTAACTGCCACAAAAAGGCCGGAATCAGGTCTCACTAATGCCGGCCAGTCCTGAAATAGTAGCGGGATGTTTACCCTGTATCCTCCTTGGAGAACTCAGACACGCCGAAAAAATTCACCAGCCGCATCACTCAGCCGTGCCCTTCCGCGCATTCCACAGGCAATTAAGTAGTACCGTCGCCTAAAACATGACGATTAcatgatttgatttgtaatgtGGAATTACAGTGATTACAAATGTCAAAAACAGTGGTTTAGGAAGCATTCAGATCTTTAATTTAACtaaaagtagtaatacaacaatgtaaaaatactccattgtAAGTGAAGGTCATGCATTTTAATCATGATGTTaaattattatagatatattattatttttgtgtcgGGTTGTGGCTGTTTGATGTGGAGCTATttgtatatactgttgggtagatTAATCTTTAACAATGTGCATATTTAATAAGAAGATAATATGTTTACAAGTTGTAATAAGGGTCACGTAAATGTAatagagtaaaaagtacattatttttatcttacttgtggtggagtagaagtataaagtatcagaaaatgaaaatactagTAGAAGTGGCCTATCTCAAATCAACAgtatgtgatgtaatgtacttGGTTACTTTCCACCACGAGTGTATATACAGGTTAATAACACATGATCAAACAGAATATGTTATCCGGAAAGCTGCAGGCGTGGTTTTGGTCGTGATTTGGCGATTTtatgaggaaaacaaaataatggCTTTtctgaaaacagaaatgtttatagtgggggttagggttagtggtCAGGGTAACGTTTAAGCTTGTGCCAAGAGGACCACAGTCACATGATTACATCTGTATCCAGAGCTCAGTCATAATAAACATTGACCTAATGGGATTGAGTCAAAGTGCTGCCCCGACAACCCccccacagaaacacacaatttTGACAAAACACCAAATCAGAAAGTCAatattttcttgtcttttatTGTGATGCAATTTGTTATGTCTGAGAGGAGCTAGAATAATCTATACATAtactttactttcattattttgagttttcttttttctttcttgcaataaaaatagtctaaaattaattataataaaacaaacagtagTACTTCTACTCAACTACATTGCAGAGGGAAATGTGTACTTTTTAATCTAGTATAACTATTTGACAGCCTTTAATTACTTTTTCAGATTAAAAATATTGCTACCCAATATACATTTCTgtactttaactttattttgaatgcagaacttttcTTTATACTAGCAGAgcatatcattaaaaaaaaagtaaacattaaagcataattatttattaacacaaatatttttgttttaaagagtaGGTCTTGGTagattgaaaatgtatttaaaaaatattatttttatttttatatttgtaacaCTGAAGTTTAACCAGGGGGGGTTAGAGtttaatcctttttttattttataatgttcaATTGAATACATGTATTGTTTGAATTTATTGCTAAAGGCAATAAAGCATGGTTTCTTATCTGTGAATTTACATTTATGGATATGGAAGTTGACcattataataataagattaatcatttacacatgagtgtttgtctgtgtattATTTTCCTGGAGACCAATCAACACATTCCTCCAATAGTCTCAGTAATAAAAGCACATAGGTCTTGCCATAACACCTTCACAATTGGACAATGCATAAGAGTTTCTGGACATCCACAACAGAAACTACAATTCACACCAATGTCTCCcttaaatcttatttttaacATAGTTTTTAGAAGTCTTGGCGGAGGGGGCACATCCTCTGGGGGAGTTTTGCGTATGAATGACGAAACAGCCATGGCTGGTGGAAAGGTGTTCCGGCCCTGTGGGGGAAACGAGCCGCCGCTGATAAAGGAGCAGTGATGCGTCAAGCTCAACAAACCGACGCACCGCCAAGTAACGTTCGTTCAGTGATtcctccttcaaaataaaagcaacacatacAGCTGCTGTAGAAAGGGAAGCCAATAACTAACCATTTGGGAGTCACTAACTATAAATCTGTATCTAAATATTTAGCAGTAAAAACATCTTCTATGTGAAACGAAACCAACGAATCGTTTAAGATTTTGTTTCGTTTAAATATAACGACTGCCAGtgaggattttattttgaaaagtgtaACCGGAACCACGTCTCTGCGCTATAGCTAGCTCGACACTGTTATAAAAAAGAGGGGGGAGGTAAGTAATTATTTagggggaagaaagaaagaaacaaagttgTCGACCGTGCTATGCACACGGGGAGGGATTTTATTTATCTCGAGCAAGTCGTTTAGTCCAGCACTGGTCTGCTGGGATGTAACCGTAACGGCGCACCGGTTCCCCTCacttccgtctctctctccaaaCTTCTCCGCTACTTTTCCGCCGAGTCCCGGACAGGATTTCTCCTTTGAAAAACGGGAATGATAAAAGCAGTCGAGCACAGGCGGATGGACGAAGGGACTCAGGAGTctatgtgtgtttcctgttgcctgagttaaagttaaacatgttattttttctTCACGAGCACATTGTGCGCTGAGATGAATGGCACAAGTCGGGTGAGTCCACTATCTGTGCACAAACGGATTTATTTCCCTGTCTACACTGGACCCACATGAAGTGGTGGTAGCCTGCATCCCCGCTGAAGctctctgctttgtgtttttaaaaaaaaagaaattcaaacggagagacaccccccccccccacacacacacacacacaccgcactgGATAACCAAGCTATCAAACTGACTTTACTGAAGTGTATTTGGGACAGTTTAACGAAGAGTGAAGATGCAGATGTGGAGCCACATGAGGGTCCACAAAGGAGGCCCTCCGCGACCATAGGTCACGCCGAAGTGTCCTGGATGTATGTTTCTCCTGTTTCCTGGCTGGATTGACTTGAACTATTAGTAATTGTGTAATAATCCAATGGATTCTTCCTCACCACAGCCTACCTGTGCCTGTGGGTTTTCCACATGAGGGCAAACCAGATGACTCGGAGGACTTAAGTCATGTAACTATCCTGAAATGTCTTAAAAGTCTTATTTATCTGTTTCGtatttattgtgtgtatataagggtccttttttttttttttaatgccagtGTTTGATTTCTTAGTAAGGATTTTGAAAGCTTGATTTGTCGTAGTAAAAACTGTAGATTTACTTGAACATCTTTGTTGTGCTGCATATCTACCCACACTGTATTTGAGCACATCAATCTGTAATTTAAAGGGGGAGCTGTACGACTTGACTGCCCAGACAGGTTAAAAACACGAGAAGGCTTCATCATGGACAGGTTATTGGAGAAGTTAAAGATAACGGACTCGGGCAGTGTGAAATTCAACAGTAAGAAAAAACATGACTCTGCCAACAACTCTAATAACAGCAACGCCAACACTGGCATCTCCGGAGGCAGCGGTCTGCCACCAGCTCCCAGCTCTGCAGCTGCCTCGCCCTCAAGACCCGGCCAGTTCTCGCTTGCCTCTGCAACCACAAGTGATGCATGTGTTCCAGCgagtgggagaggaggaggaggaggaggagggatgggaATGCCTCCCTCTCAGATCCTCACCCCACCGCAATCTTCCTCCTCGGTGGGTGCCATACCTCAAGATGGCGAGCAGCCACCTCACCCTTCCACCTTGGCACCACTGAGGCGTCGCTCCCCACAGCAGCGAGCTTCCTGTTACCTGGGCGAAGGCGTGGATTTCCACCTGAGGCGTGAGTCAGGCCTGGGCCCAGAGTGTGACTTTCTGGGAGCGTTTGGCTCCAAGACGTCCCTCAATCAACGGCGCTACTCCCTGGAGCTCCAGCAGCTGGTCAGACGACAGCAGCTCCTCTCCCAGCCGCCGCTACCCTCTGGTCCCCCGCCGTACCCTGCTTCCTCGGGCTATGGGTCGGCTCCCAGAGGTGGTGGAGGTTGCCTGGCAGAGCCTGGCTATCTCTCCGAGCCGGAGAGGCACAAACGCCTCTCTCTCCAGGAGGCTCTGTTCTACAAACGCCTGAGCACGGGCAGTGAACTGTGGGAGAACCCCAGGCCTGCATCGCTCTCTCATCCGCCACATCGCACATCTGATGTGACCGGAGGTGTAGGAGGGGGCTTCTTTTATCCGCCAGGACCTACCCTGAGCCCATGCTCGTCATTCAGCCTCCAGGAGTCGGTGCTGGTCAGCCCCAGGTCCAGCTTCGCCTCCAGCACGGCCAGCGGCGGCGGAGGGAAGCCCCATGGGGAGCCGCTGCAGCAGCAACCGGACCAGTGGCATCAGCTTGGGCTACGACTCTCGCTACTCCGCCTCTGGAGGATTCCCCCCACAGCAGCAATCCCCCTCCATGCAGACAGGGGGCTCTGCGGCTGGTTATGGAGCTCAAGGCAGGGCCGGGGTGACCCCTGTGGAGGCCTGGACTCAATACCTGGAGGGAGGGATGCGTCCAGGGGCATACGATAGCCGACACTCCTACCCACCTGCTGTTGGAAGTCCAGGAGCAGCGTGCTTCCAGGCTGGCCCAGAGTGGTGGGTAGAGCAGCAGGCGGGAGTGAGAGGCAAAGAGGGGGGTGGGATGGGAGACAGGGCCCGATACTCAGACCTGCCGGGCACCCGGTACCAGGAAGAGCTCACCAGACTTCTCCTGAGAGATGCTGCGCTGGCAGGTGGGGGGCTCATGGATGGCTTGATGCTGAAGGAGCAGCCTCTGGCCCTGACGGCTCTTTCCAAACCGAACACGACAACGATGGGGCCTTGCTCAGCCGGAGGGCCGCTCAAACCTCAGGAGGATCCAGGTGGAGTCGGACCTGGGAGGGAGGCCGTGGAGAACCGCCAGGAGTTCTTTGGTGagatccttttttatttttaaccgtAGAATTCAAGGTACATGCTGGAAAGAGGGAAGCGAGGAGAAAGGTAGCCAGGATAGCAGCTGCAGTTAACACAAATTGTAAAATCACATCCCTAAATTGAGCCACTGTTCATGCACAGTATCCCAGGCATTCATAATAGAGCGCTGGGTCACCCAGCATCCGCCCTCAGCGTGTTATTATTGTCCTCGCTGCCTGGTGTCAGATCACAGGTTTCTCTCTAAATGAAAGGgttgtatggatggatggacagacagattAATAGTTGAAagagtggatggatggatggtaccGTGGAACCTGCAGAGACACGCAGGGTTGTAGCATGCAaagcataaagaaaagaaagaagaacaagaaagaaGCCGCTTCAGAAACTGATCCAGACAAGTAGATATGTTTagctgaagagaagaaagaaaaagagcgtATAGGACAGATATGTATATACTTATTCAGGTTCACACCTGTGGCCACAACATCAGGGAAAAGTCAGCTGATGTTTCAAGCAGGCGTTGCCAATTTGCAACAGTGCGGTGCACATGGAGGACTAATGCAGCATATCTGCATGGCCATTAAACTGCAGAGTTCTGCTGGAGCGCTCAACACACAAATTACATGGTTCCATATAAACACAGCTCCGACCATTACTATGAGTCACAGAAGATTAGGGCTCAggatcggtgtgtgtgtgtgtgtgtatattgtttCTCTATGGCAGGGTGCGTTTCCCCGAGTGACTTCAGGCCACAGTaacgcagtgtgtgtgtgtgagtcatgtgtgtgtcctggtgtGTGTAATGCTGCCTTGGCGTGTGCAGGGGCGGTGAGCTGCAGCCTGTTTTTCTGCTCAGGTATGTGTGCCCGGAGGGGACATACAATACTGTACTCCTCTCAGCCATTAGGAAGAAATCAGAAGCTGTGAGccgtgaagacacacacacacacacacacacacacttatatttAAGTGTAAGGgtttaaattcaattaaaaagaaagtaaaaatgaaagatATTGCCCAATTAACTATAGAGGTATTCAGAGCGAATCCCTAACAAACAAGTGAACAACTGTTTCTGTTGATGATTTTGTCCCATAAGTttaaaagaataatgtacacacacacagacacactatgTCTTCTTGGGTACAGAAAGGGTTAGGGGGTTAGGTGCCCGAAAAAAAGCCCCTGAATGCTCTGCCAGTCATTGCATCGTGACGTTTTCGTCGGACATCACATTTAAAGCCCGGGGTTTTGAGTCTCGGTCTCCCTTTCGGTTCCTCGCGTTGGCAGAGACCTGTGCCCGTTCCTAAATATCAAAAGGACTGTCCAAGAGGGGAGGAATTCTCCATTTGTGTGGCACTCCCTCAGCCACATTAGAAAGGAAAAAACGCAGGCAGATCCTTTAAATAGATCACAACGCTGTAGCTCTTACCGCCACAACACTTTTCCACTTTACGTTCAGTGCCCCGGCTAGTGCTGAACATGTACTTAGACTAAACTGTATTCTGTTAGATGAGAAGTCGGTTAGCTGTAAAGGCCGACTGGCTTTAAGTGTGTgcactatgtgtgtgttgtttctttaCCTATGCTAATTGTGACCTAGAATGTACTTTTCCCTGGTGCCAACTGTTCTTATATCTGACACCAAAAGGACAAAGTAGCAGCGaagcatttgttttattgactttttaaatttaaaagtaTTACCTGCCATTAGAGAAGAATGTGAAGGAAGCAGCAAAAGCAATAACGTTTGTAATTTTGTTTCCTGAGGTAGTTTAGGGTCCTAACATCAGGCAACAAAAGTGCAACCACATTTAATCTCCAAATTGCTCCAATTGTGGGGTTTGAAGTCAAATTTAAAGGGAAGTCTTTAACTGCAAAGATCCAGAAGAAAGAGTCAAACGACTGCCAAAAAGTCTGATCCGGTGGAGTTTCCCTTTAATAACAGAGCTTGAGTGGATGAGCAAACGCGCTGGCATGGGTAACTGGGTTTTAACTGTGTGAAAATCCCCTAGGTGGTGC
This window harbors:
- the mrpl52 gene encoding large ribosomal subunit protein mL52, with the protein product MKTSGLSQRAFSSPWWPTQYTADKMAAPVRTLCCSVLRLSSRQFSTTCGVQGGEKWRLEHGIARSGTEYGPLTDLADWSYADGRPAPLMKGQLRRKQEREVLVRRIVMLDSELDKGVEACSAREDKARRLEEQKQSLLLKPKGKLLLKKSPKS
- the ajuba gene encoding LOW QUALITY PROTEIN: LIM domain-containing protein ajuba (The sequence of the model RefSeq protein was modified relative to this genomic sequence to represent the inferred CDS: inserted 2 bases in 1 codon), which encodes MDRLLEKLKITDSGSVKFNSKKKHDSANNSNNSNANTGISGGSGLPPAPSSAAASPSRPGQFSLASATTSDACVPASGRGGGGGGGMGMPPSQILTPPQSSSSVGAIPQDGEQPPHPSTLAPLRRRSPQQRASCYLGEGVDFHLRRESGLGPECDFLGAFGSKTSLNQRRYSLELQQLVRRQQLLSQPPLPSGPPPYPASSGYGSAPRGGGGCLAEPGYLSEPERHKRLSLQEALFYKRLSTGSELWENPRPASLSHPPHRTSDVTGGVGGGFFYPPGPTLSPCSSFSLQESVLVSPRSSFASSTASGGGXGSPMGSRCSSNRTSGISLGYDSRYSASGGFPPQQQSPSMQTGGSAAGYGAQGRAGVTPVEAWTQYLEGGMRPGAYDSRHSYPPAVGSPGAACFQAGPEWWVEQQAGVRGKEGGGMGDRARYSDLPGTRYQEELTRLLLRDAALAGGGLMDGLMLKEQPLALTALSKPNTTTMGPCSAGGPLKPQEDPGGVGPGREAVENRQEFFGTCVKCGKGVYGADNACQALDSLYHTRCFTCVSCGRTLRNKDFYNVSGSVYCKEDYMFSGFQAAAEKCSVCGHLILEQILQALGNSYHPGCFRCVVCSKALDGVPFTVDHHSNIYCVADYNKTFAPKCAACLQPILPTEGSEEILRVVSMNKDYHFECYHCEECGKQLSDKPGSQCFPLDSHLLCHSCHMSRACDTHNIPPHNTH